DNA sequence from the Paenibacillus azoreducens genome:
CTTTTGATTTCGTCCTCCATCGCCTTAAAATAATAATCCCGTTTATGGCTTGCCACCCCGTCCTTCATAATGGCCAGGCAGCTCTGTATGACGCTTAGCGGAGTCTTCAGCTCATGGGATACGCCGGATATAAATTCTTTTCGCGTATGCTCCAGCTGTTTTTCTTTCTCGATGTCCTGCTCAAGCCGAAGAATATGGGAGTGCAGGCGCTCGGAGAGCTCGTTAATATTGCGCGACAAGTCTCCGATTTCATCCTTCGTTGTGATCGAGATTTTCTCCGAAAAATCGAGGTCCGCCATTTGCCGAGTGGTACGATTGATGCGCAGCAGTGGCCGAGCGATCTGGCGGGAGTAATAAAACGATGCCAGCACTGCGAGAAGAAGAGTGGCAATAATGATGTACACATAGTAATCTTTGATCATTCCTGCAGCTTCACTGACAGGTTGGAGTGACGTCATCGCGAATAAGTATGCCGGATTACCGTCGCGATCTTGAATGCGGTCCACGAAAATTTTATAGTCCACATGGTTTTCTTCATAATCTATGGCCTGATTGGCGTTATTGCTATCCTTCAAATCGCCGTACAAGAGATCCGCTTGGAAAGCTTTAACACGTTCCAGCAACAAGTGATTCGTATAACGCGAAACTTCTGCGCCTTTCGGTATACGGACTTTCGTAATGGTTCCTTTAACCAGAAATGTGGGATATTTTTCATGATATTGGTTCCCGCTCGCATATCGATTGACGACCTCGTACTCTTTCTTCACCATCTGCCGATTTTCCAGATGGGATTCGTCCCTTAGATTGGATTCTCTCTTCCCCATCCGCTGGATCATCGGCTGGTTGTTCATGATCAAGCCTTCCATGGCGATCTCTTCCCCTTCTTGAATCCAAGGGGTGAGGAACTGATTATCGCTGCTGAAGTCCTCTACGTTGATAAAACTGTATAGGGGGATGGTTATTGTTTTATTGGAAAACATAGCTTCATCGGAATGCTCCAGCTTGATCTCCATGAAGAAATCGTCGGTATACTTTAAATTACCTTGGGTGTCCAGAGTCGTGATCCAGGTGTTATGCTTTTGATAAAAGTCTTGCTCCAGCTCTGCCGTCGCCTGCGTATCCACAGCAGCTTTCAGGTATTCTTGTTTATAAGCCTGAAGCGCCGCGTTCACGTCCTTCACTTTCTGATGAACATAAAACTGTTTGAAAAATACGGTTTGCAAGGCAAAAATAACGGCAAGAATGAACAGGCATAATCCCGTCGTTAATAGAAACAACTTAAGAACAATGCCTTTTTTCATGATTGCTCCTCAAATTTATAACCTGATCGAACGATCGTGACAATATGCTTGGCATGCTCCCCCAGCTTGGAACGCAAATTGCGGATATGGCTGTTGACCGTTCGATCGTCGCCGACGAAATCATACCCCCAGATTTTTGTAATCAGCTGTTCTCTGGTTATAATAATTCCTTTGTTTTTCATCAGATAAGCCAAAATTTCAAATTCCGTATGCGTCAAACTGCAGTTTTCCCCATCGACCGAAACGGTTCGGGACGGAAAATGGATGGAAATACCGCTGCCGGACAAAATATCGTCTTCTTGTTCCCGGGTCTGTCTGCTCTCTAAAAGCCGCTTCGCCCGTGCCAGCAAGATCGGAGGACTGTACGGTTTGGTTACATAGTCGTCAGCGCCTAGTTCAAACCCTAGCAATGTGTCGTCTTCGTCTGAACGTGCAGTTAACATTATAATTGGAACATTCGAACTTTTTCGGATCCGTTTGCATACAGACCATCCGTCTAGTTCAGGGAGCATGATATCCAGAATGATCAGATCTACTTCATGATCTTGAAATAACGCCAGAGCAACTTTTCCGTCGTCCGCTTCAAGCACTTCATATCCTTCATTCAGCAAATAATCTTTCATGATTTCCCGTAAAATATGCTCATCTTCTACAATCAATATAGTTTTTGACATAGGACAACCTCTCAACAGTTTTCTAGTAATGCATGAATTTAAACTATTCGAAACACCGGCATGCGTTTAAATTGGATCGTAACATGTTTTCAAAAACTAGACAAATGCCTTCGGGTAGTCATTCTTTCTGTTTTAAAGAACAAGAAACCAAAATCGATAAAAGCATGTCCGGGTGCTTTGCGGGGACCCCGCAAACTTATCATTTAATGATGCTTAAAAACAGCAGTCCCCCGTTCGCATGGGACGGGGGACTGCTTTATGGGTTATTTGCTTGATGAGCGGAAAATCGGCGATGCGCTGCTTGGCGCGGCCGTAAGGCATTGAGCTCCAGCGATTCCAGCGGCAAGCTTTCCGCCGAGCGGATTCAGCGGCGGGGCGTCCGCACTGTTGCCGGCCATCCAACGTCGTATTGACGGCGGCTGGAAGCGAATCACGTGCGCCCGTTCCTGCCAGCCGTAAATGCAAGCTTATGACGTAATCTTCTTCCACCCCTTAATCTTCAATGGCCGCTTTGCGGGTATTGATGCGCCGAATCAGTTCCGGATCGAACTTCTGTCGTCGGTCGTAGGTATACAGCCCGTTTACTTCCTGCTCCACGTCATACAGCTGGGTATAGCAAAATCCGAACATCATCGGGTGATCGAGCAAGGCGCTCGTCAACCCTTCGTATCGCTGCAGGAACGCATCGATGGATGCCGGCCGGTCGCCGTAGCCCCAGGCTTTGTCGTCCTTCTGGTCGGGGTTCCACCAAATGCCGCCGTATTCGCTGATGAAATAAGGCTGCCCGCCGTACGTCTGCCGATCCGGAAACGTGTTATACACCTCCCCGCCGGTTTTCATCGGTTCGTATCTGGCCCGGAACGTCTCCGGATTCTGATCGTAATCATGCAGGTCGAAAATATCCGTCACGACGTGGAAGTTGCCGCTGGTATCGATCACCGGACGCGTCGGATCCAGCCGTTTCGTCGTCTCGTACACGATGCGCAGCACCTCGTTGTCCTGTTTGGCTCCGTCCCGGTCCCAAGTCTCGTTGAACGGGCACCAGCCGATGATCGCCGGATGATTGTAATCCCGCTCCACGCCTTCCATCCATTCGGGCAAAAACCGCGACAAGCTTGCAGTGGTGGTAATGTCGAGCCCCCAGTTGGCATGCTCGCCCCAGACGAGATATCCAAGCCGATCGGCCCAATACAAAAAGCGCGGCTCGAACATTTTCTCATGCAATCTGGCGCCGTTGAATCCGAGGTGCATCGAAATTTCAATATCCCTCCGCAGATCCTCGTCCGTGGGCGCGGTATAAATGCCGTCCGGATAAAAGCCTTGATCCAGCACAAGCCGCTGGAACACCGACTTTTCATTGATCCGGAACGCCATGCCGTCCAGCCGCACGGTCCGTAGCCCGAAATACGAATCGACTTCATCGGCCTCCAGGTCCGGCCGTTCGAGCGTCAGCTTCAGGTCATACAGCCGACCGTTGCCCGCTTCCCATAAATGGACTTCCGATAAAGGCACGGTCACTTTGACGCAAGGCCCCTGCACTACGGCCACAGCCTCGCCGACGGCATTGCCGTCATAGAAGGCGGAGGCCTTCAACTGTGCTCCGGCGGCATTGCCGCTGACCTTTACTTCCAGGTGCGCGCAAGCATTGGCCGGGTCGGCCACCACTTTCATGTCCCACAGATACGCGTCGGGCACCTGCTCCAGCCATACGGTCTGCCAAATGCCCGTCGTGCGCGTATAATCGCAGCCATGCGAATGGAAGCGCCCGCTCTGCTTGCCGCGCGGCTGGCGACCCGAGCGTGCGTCGTCCTCCGCGTAGACGGCCACCGCGTTGACACCTTCCGTGACATGCGGGGTAATATCGAAACTGAACGAGGAGTACCCGCCGCGATGCGTGCCGACAGAGGTCCCGTTCACCCACACCTCAGTTTCGTAATCGACCGCGCCGAAATGAAGCAGGATCCGGCCGTTTGTCCAGTCCTTTGGCAAAGTGAATTCCCGCTTATACCAAACCGCAGCCATGAAGTCCTTGTATTCCACGCCGGACAGTTTGCTTTCTGGACAAAACGGAACGGTAATCGTTCCTTCTAGAACATGCTCCGGCTGGTGATAGCCGCGTTCCTTTCCGCTTTTGCCGTGATCGATTTCGAATTGCCAGGAGCCGTTCAAATTCAGCCAGCGGTCCCGCACCCATTGCGGACGCGGGTATTCGGGACGAGGGATCGTGAGATTGGATTCCATTTTTAAAACTCCTTTTCGCATGAATTTAATGGATGATTCGGGGATGCCTTCCACAATGCGGTTGATTCCCTCCAGCGGCGCTTTAGGCCGACTGTCGTAGGTAAGCAGGCCGTTTACCCGCAACTTCGCAGCGTAATATACGGCCCGGCGGAACTTTTCTTCATTGTTCCTCCATGTGTCATTCGTTCCATTTAGTTAACTATCGAGTTAATGATTAATCTTTGAGATCTCACGTAGATATTAAAATAACCGTTGTATTTAGTCAATGCTTTTCTTGTTTAGTTAATCAAATAGTTATACAATAGATAAAAACGACCTATTAGATCACATCGGGGGTTTTTATGGAAATCAAGGTAAACCAGGAAAATTTGCTGTTGTTCGTTGCATTAGCTTCGGAGACGCGCATTCGGATGATCGAAATGCTCGGCAAGGAAAATCTCAATATCAGAGAAATGGCGCAAAAGCTGAATCTCTCCTCCGCGATTGTGACCAAGCATGTACAGCAGCTGGAGGAAGCCGGCATTATCCGCACGGAAATGACCACGGGCAAGCGCGGCATGCAGAAGCAGTGCTCCCTTCGTCTGGAGCATGCTTCGTTGGTCTTCAGAACCGACGAAGTCCGCCCGTCCGAGCCCCATCAGGACGGCTATGACGTGAACATCCCCGTCGGACAATATTACAGTTGGCAGGTGAAGCCCACTTGTGGACTGGCCTCCGAAACGAAGCTGATCGGCATGCGCGACGACCCGCGGTATTTCGCCGAGCCTGAGCATGTCAAAGCCCAGCATATCTGGTTCGCCGGCGGTTATGTGGAATACAGCATTCCGAACTACGTATCCGGTAAAAACAGCATCAGCGAGCTGAGCATCTCCTTGGAGATCGGTTCGGAAGCGCCCGGCTACGCCGAGGATTGGCCGTCGGACATCACGTTTCTGCTCAATGACATCCCCGTGTGCGTCTGGACGTCTCCAGGCGATTACGGCAGCGTGCGCGGGAAACTGACCCCTTCGTGGTGGGAGCTCGGAAGCACCCAGCACGGGCTGCTGAAAACGCTGCTGCTGAACTCGTTCGGCACGTATATGGACGGCATGCGGATGTCCGACGTATCGATACAGGATATTCCGATCCTGCCCAGAGAAGAAATACGGTTTCGCATCCTCTCGCCGGAGGATGCGCGAAATGCCGGCGGTGTCAGCCTGTTCGGCAAGCACTTCGGCAACTACGAGCAGGACATTCAAGTCCGAATCCGCTATTAAGCTTCAGACGCAGGCCGAACGGTCATGTTTTTCGGAACATGCCGCTTGGCCTGCGCCTTTTTATGCTCTTTCCGAGCTGAAATCATAAAATTTCAAATGTCTGGAGCGGTTTCCAGTATCAACTCGTTTAATCACAAAAAAAGTGCCGAGAAATTATCTCAGCACTAATTTAAAAGTATTATGCACCCGTTGAGGCCATAAAGATGCAAAGAATCAAATTCGGGTGTTCAAAGTTACAGCTACTCCAACGGATATTCTTTCATATATTTCAGCAATTCATCTACGGTTGTAAAGGCCAGGCCCGTTACCGTGTCGGCGCAGCCGTAGTAAATCGCGATGCGTCCGGTTTCGGAGTCAGTCAGCGCCGCGCACGGGAACGTGACGTTCGGTACGTCGCCTACGCATTCGTACAGCGTTTCCGGGCCAAGGATGTAGTTGCGCGAACGCGCTTTTACCTTCCACGGCTGATCCAGATCCAGCAGTGCGCAGCCGATCCGATACACGAAGCCATTGCAGGTGTTAATGACGCCGTGGTAGATCAGGAGCCAACCCTCGTCGGTTTCGATCGGGATCGGGCCGGGGCCGATTTTTTTGGACTGCCAGGCCGATTCGTCGCCGCCAATCGTGCCCATCACGTAGCGGTGTTTGCCCCAGAAGGTCAGATCCGGGCTTTCACTGTAAAAGATATCGCCAAAAGGAGTATGTCCCGTGTCGCTCGGACGGCTCAGCATCGCGTAACGCTCGCCGATTTTGCGCGGGAACAACACACCATTGCGGTTGTAAGGTAGGAACGCATTCTCCAACTGATGGAATGTTTTGAAATCAAATGTGTAGGCGATGCCAATCGTCGGACCATGGTAGCCGTTGCACCAGGTAATGTAGTAGCGGTCGTCAATTTTACATACGCGCGGATCGTAACGGTATTCCCGTTTCGTCACATATTCGTCGCCTTCGAACGTGATCGGCTCATGGTTGATGTTCCAGTTGATGCCATCGTCGCTGAATCCGGCAAAAATGTCCATGCTGACCGAACGCGAGTCGCAGCGGAACACCCCTGCGAACCCGTCGCCGAACGGCACAACGGCCGAATTGAAGACGCTGTTCGAGTTAGGGATGGCATGTCGTTCGATGATCGGGTTTTGCGAATACCGCCATACCGGCGCATGCGTGCCTTCTGGCTTTTCCTGCCAAGGGATGTTGGGAAGTTTGTCTCCGATAATAGTACTCATAGGTGCACTCTCCTTTAATATTAATTGAGCCGTACTCGGGCTGCTGATGCGGGGTTAGCTTTTTTAGGCTTTTGCCACAATAGCTATTATCACATAATCCTTCGTATTTTGCAGTGATAGAAAACATAAATTTCGATCGATGTACTTTCAAAGAAGACAGACCGCATTTAACGGCTATTATTATTGCGATGATAGAATTCTTCAGCTCTGCTGAAAACTTAATAATTCTAAAATCTTAAAAAAGCTGTCGAGACTCTCTCGACAGCCTGAGAAACGGCCGAGAGTTCAAGCCGTTCCTCCTTTTGATCCAAAACCAGGGTTATAAGAAGTATTATTTATTTTGCGCTTTCCATTCATCGAATTGTTTTTGTGCTTCAGCAATGACCTTGTCAATACCGGCATCCTTGAATTTCTGCTCTGCTTTCTGCAAGTATTCGCCAGGATCAACTGAACCAGTGTACAATGCAGGGATAAACTCTTTGGCAACATTCGTGATTGCTGCTACCTCGGTTTTAACTGGATCTGTATTGAAGTTAAAGCCAAATGTAGGAGCAACTACTGCGGAGCTATTGAATTTCTTAAATGCTTCCCATTTGTCTTTAGGCTCCCCTTCGTGCAGGTAAGTCAGGTACATGTTGCCCAGTGCGAAACCTGGCATAGCATAATTTTCTTGCATCGCAGGCATATCTTCGATGTATGGATCTTCAAGCTTTTTGTAGTGGACGCCTTCCAAACCATATTGAATCATATTGCGCAGCTTAACATCCGTATTCAGCAGGTTCAAGAACATCATCGCCCGCTCCGGATTTTTGGAATACGCCGAGATCGCCATCATAGAGCCTGCAGCAGAGCTGGTGTAAATGACAGGATCTTGCATTGGTCTTGTGACGATATCATAGCCAGCATTTCTGGACCAGCCAAGCTCTGCGTATGGTTGTGTAATTTCACGGTCAACCAGCCATTTTCCAGTTTTGATATTATCAATGCCTTCCAATGTGGCAACATCTTCACGTAAATATCCTGCTGTGTAATATTTCCGCATGGTGGTCAAAGCGGATTTCAACTCAGGCGATTCGAGAATGTTGATGAATTTAAAGTCCTTGGTGTCCAGATACATCGCAATTGGAATTTCATCGCCAAGCGGGTAAGCAACCGGCAGATAAGGCTTGAAGGTTTTTGGTACCGCTAATGGTGTAATGTCCGCAGGCTCGTTGTCCTTAATTGTTTTCAGCAGCGGCTCCAAATCTTCCAGTGTTGTTACCTTGGAAATATCGAGTTTATACTTGTCCAAATATTTTTTGTTAAAACGCCATACAAACTGTTGCGCCAACTCTTTGTTCGCAGGAACGCCATAATTCACGCCATTTACTTTTGTTCCTTCTAAGAAACGCGGGTCCAGCTCCTCTTTGATGCCTTTTCCATATTTATCAAGCAAATCATTTAACGGTTTAAATGCACCCTTACTCACATTTGGCAGATAATCAAAAGCCCAGGAGCTGGTGAAGGCAATATCATAATTCTCACCGGAGCTGGTGATTACTTGCATTCTTTGGCTATAGTCACCCCAGTCAATCATGTTGATCTCAATAGTTGCGTTGATTTTTTCGGTTAAGTATTTATTGATCTCCTCTTGAACTTTTGGAAGATCCTTTTGATTAGGTCCAATCAAGTACATTTTTAGTTTAACCGGGTCCAGCTTGGAAGCGTCAATGGTACCATCACTTTGAACAGCAGCTTCTTCATTTGAAGCATTGCTGGATTTCCCGCCTTCATTGCTGCCGCAAGCCGATAAAACGACTGATAGCAAAAGCACTAGGGCAAGGGATATTAACGAAGCTTTTTTCTTGAACATGCAGTTTTCCCCCTATGTCGCTTAGTAGTAAATTATTTATTGATACCGCTTACACACCCGATGCATCGAAGCCGGATTTCTCCGGCGATGTGTACTTGCGGTTTCAACCTTGAATATCAACCTTTGACAGAACCTACGGTAAGACCTTGCACAAAATAACGCTGGAAGAACGGATACGCCATAACAATTGGCAGCGTAGCCAGTACAACCATTGCCATTCTGACCGTTTCGGTCGGCAGCCCGGCAGCGGCATCAAATGCCCCCAGATTCTGCGCGTTTTTAGTCAGGAAGTCCATGTTCTTTTCAATCTGCATAAGCAAAAATTGAAGAGGTGGAGTTGACTGAGGATTATTGTAATAAAGCAAGGCGTTAAACCAGTCGTTCCAATAACCCAATGAGCTGAACAAACCAATGGTTGCAATCCCTGGCAATGAAATCGGCAGGACGATCCGAGCAAAAATCAGAAACTCGCCGGCACCATCGATTTTGGCTGATTCGATAATTTCATCCGGTACCGTAGTCTGGAAGAAGGTTCTCATCACTATAATAGAAAAGGCGCTTAGGGATAAAGGGAATATCAACGCCCAAATTGTATTTTGCAAATGCAAAAACTGAGTCATGACGATATATCCAGGTACCATCCCGCCCGAGAACAACATCGTAAAGAAAGCGAGAAAGCTGAAAAAACCTCGGAATTCAAAATTCCGTCTGGAAAGCGCATAAGCGTAAGTCGTTACCAAAGCCAAGCTAATCAATGTACCCAGCACGGTAACCAATAATGTTAAAGCAAATGAGTTCAACAATTCGTTGCTAGATTGAAATACGTATTTGTAAGCCGCAAGGCTGAACTGGCTTGGCAGCAGCCTGAAACCCTCCAGGGCCAGAGTTTGCTCATCGGTTAAAGAAATAATAATAACGAACAAAAAAGGAAAGATGCAAGAAAATGAGAACAAGCCGATCACGATATTAAAGATCGTATTCCATAAAGGAGAGATGGCGTTATGGTCTCTTTTTTTTGACCGTCTTCCCGGCTGAAGAACGCTTTGCGTTGTGGTCTGCGTCATGAGATTCGCCTCCTTTGGATTAAAAGATCGCGTGATCTTTTTCAATTTTACGAACGATATAGTTCGCGATCAGAATCAGAACCAAACCTACAAGGGATTGATAAAGACCCGCTGCGGTGCTCATACCGATGTCACCCATGTTGATCAGTCCACGATAAACGAACGTGTCTATAACGTTAGTTACAGGGTATAATGCGCCTGAATCCTTCGGAAGCTGATAAAACAAACCAAAATCAGAACGGAAGATACCGCCGATGGCTAATATCGTCAGAATGATCATGAGCGGCTTTAGCAGTGGAATGGTGATGTACCGTGCTTGCTTCCACTTCGTAGCCCCGTCAATGACCGCAGCTTCATAATAGGACTTGTCGATGCCTGTAATTGCCGCCAGGTAAATGACGCTGTTGTATCCGACGCCTTTCCAAATCCCAACAAAAATAATGATAAACGGCCAATATTTCACTTCTGAATACCAACTGATCGGTTCTCCTCCAAAGAAGGTAATAATGTGATTGAGAGTACCTTTATCTACACTCAAAAAGGTAAATGCGAAGTAACTGATAATAACCCAGGATAAAAAATGCGGCAAAAACATGCCTGTCTGATACACCTTTGCCATTCGCTTGTTCACAAGCTCATTTAGCATTATGGCAAAGCCAACCGCTATAATCAGACCTAAAATAATAAAAGCCAGGTTATACAAAATCGTATTTCTCGTAATGATATAAGCATCGTTGGTTGTGAACAAGTATTCAAAATTTTTCAAACCAACCCACTTACTGCTGAACACACTTGCAAAGAAACCATCTGGATGAATTCGAAAATCCTTGAAAGCGAGAACCGTGCCGAACATCGGCATATAGGCGAAAATCAAAAACCAGATTGTTCCTGGCAGTATCATCAGCAGCATAAATCGGTTGCGAATAACCTTTTTGATGAATGCTGACATAAGCATCCCTCCCCATACTGTTAAATCAAGTGATGTCATTGCTCTTAACTGCAATCAGAAATCCCCCATGATCCTGATTTCAACACGGCTCCTTAAGGGAGCCGCCCGCTTTTCGTATCACTCGCCCTTAACTAATTCAATTGTGCCAAGAAAGCGTTACCGCTCTCAAGTTGAAAAATACTAGAATGAGATGGATAAATCAAAGATACCCTCCCTCGGCAGCAAAAAAACTAGCCCTGGGCCGAATCGCCCAGAGCCAACTTTGGCATGACTTTCTCTCGCACGTCGATTACTTCGGATTAGAGTACATCGATCTCATCTCCGTGGGAGACACGCCTGTATATTTTTTGAACTGTCTGTAAAAGTAGGAGCTGTCCGTATACCCGACGCTTAAAGCAATATCCGTGGTTTTCTGATCGGTATGCAGCAGGAGTTGCGTCGCTTTCTCAATGCGATATTGGTTCAAATAATCGGAGAAGTTCGCCCCTACCTCCTGCTGAAAGAGCTGCCCTAGATAATTCGGGTGCATTTGCAGCCGCTGACTTAACGTTTTCAAGGAAAGCTCTTCAGGGTAGCTATGCCGCACCTGTTCAACCAGAAACGAAACATGCGCGCTGTATCCCTGTTCCGCTTCCTGCCGGCGCTTCAACCCCCGCTCAGCAATACGCCATACATGCTGCTTCAGTCCCTGCAATGTGTTAATGTGGGGTATGGGGCCAAACACCTCGGCATAGTCCGGGTTCTTCTCCATATCCTTCACATCGACCATTAGCTGAACAGCAGTATTAATATGAGGCCCGCGCTGTATGATCTGTTTGCCCTCGCTGACATGAAGTGCAGAGGCAATATAAGCCTGAACTGCTGAAATTTCTCCTTCAATAAGGAGTCTGGAAAAGGTATCCGAGCGGACGTCAGACGAATTGCCTTGAACAGGCTCATTTGACGAAGATGAGCTGTAAAGAAGCATATCTTCTCCAGCGATAAGATAGGCTGCAAAATGATCCTTGGCCCTTTTATAGCCTTTTTGAATATCTTTAAAATCATTGATTTCGGAACTGCCTTCCACGCACCATAAACGCAACCCGGTCAGATCGTGAAGCTTGCGCATCGCATTTTCCATACTTATTTTTTGCGCAGTATCATGTTCCTCACTCATCGTTGCTGTTAACACAACGATGTCGTCGTCGACATCAGGAAAACAGATTACTTCGTCACTGTCCTCTAATTCCTCCGACAATACGCGGCAAAATTCGTCCGCCATGTTGGTCAAGTGATATAAGTAAGACATCGGCCGATCATCTGAGATAAGCCGTAATACATATACCTGATAAGAGGCACAGTTAAGCGGAATTCCAAGCAGCTCGGCACGTTGCTTTAGTTCAGGGCTCTCAATGTCGCCGTTTACCCATCGCTGCAAAATATTGCTTCGAAGAATCTTCCAGTCCTCCTCGGAGCGAAACCGTTTTAGCTCCTCGCGTTCCCAGTCTCCCCTAATATGCTTGATGGTGGCCTCCAGTTCCTCAATGTTGATCGGCTTCAAAATATAATTCTGAATGCCGAGTGTAATTCCCACTTTCACATATTCAAATTCATCATACCCGCTCAATACGATGAATTTAGTATGAGGTTGCATTTCCTTTACCTTTCTGATCAGTTCCAGCCCATTCATGTTTGGCATCATAATATCTGTAATCAACAGGTCTACAGGTTCATGGAGCAGTTTTTCCAGTGCCTGCAGACCATCATTGGCCGAACCAGTAATCTGTAGCTCATACTTGCGCCAGTCCATAATGGTTGAAAGTCCTTTAGCAATAAGCGGCTCATCATCCACAATAAATACCTTTCTCAAGCAGATCCCCCTCCTATGAGCATCGGTATCTCCATGCGTACCTCGGTCCCTTGCCCTACTTTACTGTTAATCGTTACACCATAATCACTGCCATAATTCAGGATGATCCGTTCATGTACATTCATCAGTCCAATTGAACGATAACCCTTCTCGGGCGGATCCAGCGTCCTGTTCAGCGTCTGCCTGATGTGTGCGAGTTTGTCTTCCGGAATTCCTGTTCCATTATCCAAAACAGTGATCACGATCCGCTCTCCTGAACGTTGTGCTTGTACAGTAATGCGATTGTCATGCTCCTGCGAGCGGAACCCATGCACAATATAATTCTCCACAATTGGCTGAACCAGCAGCTTGATAATACTGCACTGACGAATATCCGGATCAACCTCAATGTTCGCGCTAAGCTGTCCTTCATACCTCAGACAAAACAATTCCAAATAAACCGAACACATATCAATTTCTTCTTCAATCGTCACAATCGTGCTCTTTTTGGCCATGCTCTTGAACATGACCGATAAGCTATAAATCATTTGCCCTACATCTTTAACGCCTTCAAAATAGGCCTTCATACGAATAGACTCCAGTGTATTATACAAAAAATGCGGGTTAATTTGAGACTGAAGGGCTACAAGCTCCGCGTTTTTTTGTTTGATTTCCGAAGCATACATCCTGTCGATATACTGCTCTAAACGATCACCCATATCGTTAAATCTTTGCGAAATCTGCTGCAGCTCATCTTCTCCCGACATTTGAATCCGCGTGGACAAATCCCCTTCACCAATGCGGTTCATGGACCGAATGATGCGCTGTACTTTTTTGGAGTATTTTCTGATGATTGAAGATGTGATGACAAAGCTGAAGACGACAAATACGAGCGTTACCAGGATAAGTCCTGTTCTCAAGCTTTGCGTGCTTTCCCTAATCGAGGATTGGGATACAATTCCCACGACAGACAAACCGGCATTACCGACATTCAGAATGCTGACTCTGGAAGGCTCGTTCAGTTCTACCCACTCGCCTGCCTT
Encoded proteins:
- a CDS encoding sensor histidine kinase, which encodes MKKGIVLKLFLLTTGLCLFILAVIFALQTVFFKQFYVHQKVKDVNAALQAYKQEYLKAAVDTQATAELEQDFYQKHNTWITTLDTQGNLKYTDDFFMEIKLEHSDEAMFSNKTITIPLYSFINVEDFSSDNQFLTPWIQEGEEIAMEGLIMNNQPMIQRMGKRESNLRDESHLENRQMVKKEYEVVNRYASGNQYHEKYPTFLVKGTITKVRIPKGAEVSRYTNHLLLERVKAFQADLLYGDLKDSNNANQAIDYEENHVDYKIFVDRIQDRDGNPAYLFAMTSLQPVSEAAGMIKDYYVYIIIATLLLAVLASFYYSRQIARPLLRINRTTRQMADLDFSEKISITTKDEIGDLSRNINELSERLHSHILRLEQDIEKEKQLEHTRKEFISGVSHELKTPLSVIQSCLAIMKDGVASHKRDYYFKAMEDEIKRMDLLIADMLELAKYESGTYTMDMDSFYIDAVIERVCAKLAADIEAKQLHLDASLKPIEVVANERRIEQVVVNFLSNAIRYTPEQGAILVSILEDQDTAKICIENKGTHIPDEQLEKIWDRFYRGEPSRKRSSGGTGLGLAICKKILEMHGVAYGVTNTSDGVLFYFQLNKKA
- a CDS encoding glycoside hydrolase family 2 protein — encoded protein: MRVNGLLTYDSRPKAPLEGINRIVEGIPESSIKFMRKGVLKMESNLTIPRPEYPRPQWVRDRWLNLNGSWQFEIDHGKSGKERGYHQPEHVLEGTITVPFCPESKLSGVEYKDFMAAVWYKREFTLPKDWTNGRILLHFGAVDYETEVWVNGTSVGTHRGGYSSFSFDITPHVTEGVNAVAVYAEDDARSGRQPRGKQSGRFHSHGCDYTRTTGIWQTVWLEQVPDAYLWDMKVVADPANACAHLEVKVSGNAAGAQLKASAFYDGNAVGEAVAVVQGPCVKVTVPLSEVHLWEAGNGRLYDLKLTLERPDLEADEVDSYFGLRTVRLDGMAFRINEKSVFQRLVLDQGFYPDGIYTAPTDEDLRRDIEISMHLGFNGARLHEKMFEPRFLYWADRLGYLVWGEHANWGLDITTTASLSRFLPEWMEGVERDYNHPAIIGWCPFNETWDRDGAKQDNEVLRIVYETTKRLDPTRPVIDTSGNFHVVTDIFDLHDYDQNPETFRARYEPMKTGGEVYNTFPDRQTYGGQPYFISEYGGIWWNPDQKDDKAWGYGDRPASIDAFLQRYEGLTSALLDHPMMFGFCYTQLYDVEQEVNGLYTYDRRQKFDPELIRRINTRKAAIED
- a CDS encoding ArsR/SmtB family transcription factor, encoding MEIKVNQENLLLFVALASETRIRMIEMLGKENLNIREMAQKLNLSSAIVTKHVQQLEEAGIIRTEMTTGKRGMQKQCSLRLEHASLVFRTDEVRPSEPHQDGYDVNIPVGQYYSWQVKPTCGLASETKLIGMRDDPRYFAEPEHVKAQHIWFAGGYVEYSIPNYVSGKNSISELSISLEIGSEAPGYAEDWPSDITFLLNDIPVCVWTSPGDYGSVRGKLTPSWWELGSTQHGLLKTLLLNSFGTYMDGMRMSDVSIQDIPILPREEIRFRILSPEDARNAGGVSLFGKHFGNYEQDIQVRIRY
- a CDS encoding response regulator transcription factor translates to MSKTILIVEDEHILREIMKDYLLNEGYEVLEADDGKVALALFQDHEVDLIILDIMLPELDGWSVCKRIRKSSNVPIIMLTARSDEDDTLLGFELGADDYVTKPYSPPILLARAKRLLESRQTREQEDDILSGSGISIHFPSRTVSVDGENCSLTHTEFEILAYLMKNKGIIITREQLITKIWGYDFVGDDRTVNSHIRNLRSKLGEHAKHIVTIVRSGYKFEEQS
- a CDS encoding glycoside hydrolase family 130 protein; translation: MSTIIGDKLPNIPWQEKPEGTHAPVWRYSQNPIIERHAIPNSNSVFNSAVVPFGDGFAGVFRCDSRSVSMDIFAGFSDDGINWNINHEPITFEGDEYVTKREYRYDPRVCKIDDRYYITWCNGYHGPTIGIAYTFDFKTFHQLENAFLPYNRNGVLFPRKIGERYAMLSRPSDTGHTPFGDIFYSESPDLTFWGKHRYVMGTIGGDESAWQSKKIGPGPIPIETDEGWLLIYHGVINTCNGFVYRIGCALLDLDQPWKVKARSRNYILGPETLYECVGDVPNVTFPCAALTDSETGRIAIYYGCADTVTGLAFTTVDELLKYMKEYPLE